ATTTACTCGAGAGGTCGTCAATTAATTGTATTAAGCACAATAGTGCACCGATTTTTGCAAGTGCAGCGACCACTTCAGCAAAGGTACCCAGCATTAGCTTGGCGATTGATGGTTGTAACGCTGGCATCAGCGCAGGTGTGAGATAATGTTGGCTGATTTTGTTTATCATACTCTTCCCAACTTATTGAGGTAGTGAAAAAAGGTGTGGGATTGATATGTTGAGCGTATAAGGCTCTCACCACTGGTGCTTTGGATGCCGTAATCAGGTTTTAAGTCGTAAATAATATGTTCGATAATCGAGCCTACGTTTTAATCTTGTAGTAATGCTCATAATATGAGCAATATTATTAGAATTAGCAATTAGTATTTCCGGTTGTATAGAAAAGTTAGCGATATAAATCAAAGTGTTGATAATTTACTGGGCATGACAACATGGGCATCAATATATCAGGGTATTTGGTTGCACCTATTCTTATATGCTATATGGCATGTTCCATCTCACTTAACCAAGACGGTATATTTTTGTTATACCAATCAATACATTTACTCGTTTCCGGGTGACGCCTTTCTATCAACAAATTAACAACCTCAATAACAAACCACGCTTTAGCAATAATTAGCTGTTCAAATAACTCTGAACCATCGTGGTTACTGTTATTCTTTAGATAACATTCTACAATTGTTGAATACTCAGTATAATTCCCCATATCTTGTACCAATGGGGCTAAATCAATAGCAGGGCTACCTTTCCCGAACCTTTCCCAATCAAACAATACAATGCTGCCATCGTTACGCCTACCCCAATTACCACTGTTCGTATCGCCTGAAATATAATGTTCTGATTCGAATAATATGGCGCTTTTCTTTTGCATGTAATGGAATAGATTCTCGCAACTTTTAGGGAGGTTTAAAGCAAGTAGAGCTGAATCACTTTGATTTATGTCCCATTTATGTTGCTTTATCGGAATTTGGTAAGGATCATTACAATTATGGACAAGCAATAGCTGTTCATACATCTCAGAAGTTTGAGTTAATTCCGTAA
This Moritella sp. 5 DNA region includes the following protein-coding sequences:
- a CDS encoding phosphotransferase family protein — its product is MKQKELSQMGEAQVYLTEYQGVQCIQKINATSIEVDFYKLVAPKLRTIGVGIPELFYSQGRDLFIEYIPNPLTLTELTQTSEMYEQLLLVHNCNDPYQIPIKQHKWDINQSDSALLALNLPKSCENLFHYMQKKSAILFESEHYISGDTNSGNWGRRNDGSIVLFDWERFGKGSPAIDLAPLVQDMGNYTEYSTIVECYLKNNSNHDGSELFEQLIIAKAWFVIEVVNLLIERRHPETSKCIDWYNKNIPSWLSEMEHAI